A section of the Pseudomonas fluorescens genome encodes:
- a CDS encoding sigma-54-dependent Fis family transcriptional regulator — protein sequence MSTALETDIALTECPVIESTINNTAAKNVDILLLGETGTGKDRLAQRVHRLSNRKGNFVAINCAAIPETLAESQLFGVNSGAYTGATQSRAGFIETAHLGTLYLDEIDSMPLTLQAKLLRVLESRGVERLGSTRFIPLDIRIIASAQHSLDERVEQGAFRRDLYFRLSIVNINLPALRNQRERIIPLFLHLVRQEAESFNQPVPLAPNTLLQQLLCHPWLGNIRELRSAAKRFVLNLPPLAEAVVEYPKIGVGLKERLQQIEKLLIEESLRRHDCNVDVTALDLGIAKRTLYYRMKQLAISLA from the coding sequence ATGTCGACAGCCCTTGAAACAGACATAGCGCTTACTGAGTGCCCCGTTATCGAGAGCACTATCAACAATACTGCAGCAAAAAATGTCGACATTTTATTGTTGGGTGAGACAGGCACCGGTAAAGATAGACTGGCACAACGGGTCCACCGTTTGTCCAATCGAAAAGGCAATTTCGTCGCTATCAACTGTGCCGCAATACCGGAAACGCTTGCCGAAAGCCAGTTGTTCGGCGTCAACAGTGGAGCTTATACCGGAGCGACACAATCACGAGCTGGTTTTATCGAAACGGCTCACCTGGGTACTTTATACCTGGACGAAATAGACAGCATGCCACTCACGCTGCAAGCCAAGTTGCTCCGCGTGCTGGAGTCCCGAGGCGTTGAACGCCTGGGTTCTACCCGTTTCATACCGCTGGATATACGCATCATCGCCTCCGCCCAACATTCTCTGGATGAAAGAGTTGAACAAGGTGCGTTCAGGCGGGATCTGTATTTTCGCTTGAGCATTGTCAATATCAACCTCCCAGCCCTACGCAATCAACGCGAGCGCATCATTCCGCTGTTTTTGCACCTGGTCCGCCAAGAGGCCGAGAGCTTCAACCAACCCGTGCCGCTGGCTCCCAATACATTGCTGCAACAATTGCTGTGCCATCCCTGGCTGGGAAACATCCGTGAACTACGCTCGGCGGCAAAACGCTTTGTGTTGAACTTGCCACCGCTCGCAGAGGCCGTAGTTGAATACCCAAAGATAGGTGTGGGACTCAAGGAAAGACTACAGCAAATTGAGAAACTTCTGATTGAAGAGTCACTACGCCGCCATGATTGCAATGTGGATGTCACAGCCTTGGATTTGGGCATTGCCAAGCGCACGCTTTATTACCGAATGAAACAATTGGCC
- the ychF gene encoding redox-regulated ATPase YchF: protein MGFNCGIVGLPNVGKSTLFNALTKSGIAAENFPFCTIEPNTGIVPMPDPRLEALAAIVNPKRILPTTMEFVDIAGLVAGASKGEGLGNKFLANIRETDAIAHVVRCFEDENVIHVSNSVDPKRDIEIIDLELIFADLDSCEKQLQKVTRNAKGGDKDAVVQKALLEQLIAHFTLGKPARSLMKNMSADEKAVIKGFHLLTTKPVMYIANVAEDGFENNPLLDVVLAIAEEEGAMVVPVCNKIEAEIAELEDGEEKDMFLEALGLEEPGLNRVIRAGYEMLHLQTYFTAGVEEVRAWTVKVGATAPQAAGVIHTDFEKGFIRAEVIAYNDFIQFKGEAGAKEAGKWRLEGKEYIVKDGDVMHFRFNV from the coding sequence ATGGGATTCAATTGCGGCATCGTCGGCCTGCCCAACGTCGGCAAGTCCACCCTGTTCAACGCCCTGACCAAGTCCGGTATTGCGGCGGAGAACTTCCCCTTCTGCACCATCGAACCCAATACCGGTATCGTGCCGATGCCCGATCCGCGCCTGGAGGCCCTGGCGGCCATCGTCAATCCCAAGCGCATCCTGCCGACCACCATGGAGTTCGTCGACATTGCAGGCCTGGTAGCCGGCGCGTCGAAAGGTGAAGGCCTGGGCAACAAGTTCCTGGCCAACATCCGTGAAACCGATGCCATTGCGCATGTGGTCCGCTGCTTTGAAGACGAGAACGTGATTCACGTCTCCAACAGCGTCGACCCGAAACGCGATATCGAGATCATCGACCTGGAACTGATCTTCGCCGACCTCGACAGCTGCGAGAAGCAACTGCAAAAGGTCACGCGTAACGCCAAGGGCGGTGACAAGGACGCAGTGGTCCAGAAGGCCTTGCTGGAGCAGTTGATTGCTCACTTCACCCTGGGCAAGCCTGCTCGCAGCCTGATGAAGAACATGAGCGCCGACGAAAAGGCCGTGATCAAAGGCTTCCACCTGCTGACCACCAAGCCTGTGATGTACATCGCCAACGTGGCCGAAGACGGTTTCGAGAACAACCCGCTGCTCGACGTGGTCCTGGCCATTGCCGAGGAAGAAGGCGCGATGGTTGTACCGGTTTGCAACAAGATCGAAGCGGAAATCGCCGAACTAGAAGACGGCGAAGAGAAAGACATGTTCCTCGAGGCCCTGGGCCTGGAAGAGCCTGGCCTGAACCGTGTGATCCGTGCAGGCTATGAAATGCTACACCTGCAGACCTACTTCACCGCCGGCGTCGAAGAAGTCCGCGCCTGGACCGTCAAGGTCGGTGCCACCGCGCCGCAAGCCGCAGGCGTGATTCACACCGATTTCGAAAAAGGCTTTATCCGCGCCGAGGTTATCGCCTACAACGACTTTATCCAGTTCAAGGGTGAAGCCGGGGCCAAGGAAGCCGGTAAATGGCGCCTGGAAGGCAAGGAATACATCGTCAAAGATGGCGACGTGATGCACTTCCGTTTCAACGTCTAA